The genomic region TCCCGCTCCGGCGTGTTTTGAGACGACAGCCGGAGGGGCGACCGCATGGGGCGGCGTCAGCGATCGGCCAAGACAGGAAAAGAACCATGGCTCTGTACGAGCATGTGTTCCTTGCGCGCCAGGATCTGGCACAGGCGCAGGTGGACGCACTGGCGGAAACCGCCACCAAGATCGTCGAGGACAATCAGGGTAAGGTCGTGAAGACCGAGACCTGGGGACTGCGCAGCCTCGCCTATCGCATCCAGAAGAACCGCAAGGCGCATTATGTGATGCTCGAGATCGACGCCCCCGCGGGCGTGGTCGCCGAGCTGGAGCGCCAGACGAGCATCAACGAGGACGTGCTCCGCTACATGACCGTTCGTGTCGACGAGCTCGAGCAGGGCCCGTCGGTGATGATGCGCAAGGGCGACCGGGACCGCCGCGACCGTGGCGATCGCGGAGACCGTGGTGATCGCGGCGGCCGCGGCCGTGACCGCGACGGCGACAACGACTGATCGGAGCGAGACCCATGGCACGACCCTTTTTCCGCCGCCGCAAGAGCTGCCCCTTCTCCGCGAAGGACGCTCCCAAGATCGATTATAAGGACGTCCGTCTGCTTCAGGGATTCGTCTCCGAGCGTGGCAAGATCGTCCCGTCGCGCATCACTTCGGTGAGCGCGAAAAAGCAGCGCGAGCTGGCCCAGGCCATCAAGCGCGCCCGTCACCTGGGCCTGCTGCCCTACATCGTTAAGTAAGGAGCGCACCCCATGGACGTTATTCTGCTGGAACGCGTCGAAAAGCTCGGCGCCATCGGCGACGTGGTTCGGGTGAAGGACGGGTTCGCCCGCAACTACCTGCTGCCGCGCAAGAAGGCGCTGCGCGCCAACGAAGCCAACCGCAAGGTCTTCGAAGCCAATCGCGAGCGGATCGAGGCGGAGAACGCCGAACGCCGCACCGAGGCCCAGAAGGAATCGAAGACGCTCGAGGGCGTTTCGATCACGCTGATCCGTCAGGCGTCGAACACCGGCCAGCTCTACGGTTCGGTGGCGGTCCGCGACATCGTCGAGGCGCTCAACGCCGAAGGCCACAAGGTCAACAAGGCGCAGATCGTCCTCGATAAGCCGATCAAGGCGATCGGCCTGTACGAAGTCCGCGTCGCGCTGCACCCCGAAGTGTCGGTGACCGTCAAGGTCAACGTCGCCCGCTCGCCCGAAGAAGCCGAGATGCAGGCACAGGGCGTCGACGTGATGGCCGCGATGTTCGAGGAAAACCGCGACGAGGCGGGCTTCACCGAGGAGCGCGATCCCAACCTCGAAGCCGGCGAGATCGCTCGCGACGAGCCGGAAGCGAGCGACGAGGGCGAGACGCCCGAAGCCTGAGGCCGCTGCTCAAGCACAAAAAGAAAGGGGCCGTCCGGAATGCCGGGCGGCCCCTTTTTCGTCGTGTGCCGAAACCGGTTCAGGGGCAGGTAACGCAGGCGCCCACCACTGCGGCGAGCGGGATCAGGGCGAGCACGACGGGCACGATCTTGTTCATGGCGACTGCCTTCAACTAGTGTCGCCCGTTCAACGTGCACTGCGGCCAATGGTTGCCGAAAGGTCAATCGATACGCAGCGCCCGTACGGAGACTATCTCCGGCCGAACAGCTTCTCGATATCGCCATGCGCCAGTTTCACCCAGGTCGGGCGTCCGTGATTGCACTGGCCCGAATGCGGTGTCGCTTCCATTTCGCGCAGCAGCGCGTTCATCTCTGCCACGCCGAGCACGCGGCCCGCGCGGACCGATCCGTGACACGCCATCGTCGCGGCGACATGGTCGAGCCGTTCCCTGAGGCTCAGCGCCTGGTCGAAACTCGCCAGTTCGTCGGCTAGATCGGTAACCAGCCCGGTAACATCCCCCTGCCCCAGCAGTGCAGGCGTCGCACGGACCAGCATCGCCCTGGGGCCGAATCGCTCGAGCTCGAGCCCGAAATCGGCGAGTTCGGCGACGCGGGCTTCGAGCCTGTCGCACGCTGGTTCGTCGAGCTCGACTACTTCAGGCAGCAACAGCGCCTGGCTCGCGACGCCGCCGTCGCCGACGGCGCGGCGCATCCGCTCTAGCACCAGCCGCTCGTGCGCGGCATGCTGATCGACCAGCACCAGCCCGTCCTCGGCCTCGGCGACGATATAGGTCTTCGCCACCTGCCCGCGCGCCACGCCGAGCGGATAGTCGATCGCCTGCGGCACCGGCTCGCTCGCGTCCGCTGCGCGCGCCTGCGGCGGCGGCGCCAGGAAGGAAGGCCGCCGCTCCGCAACGTACCCCCGCAGCGCCGACGACTCGAAGTCGGCGCCCACACTTGGCGCGCCGAAGAAGGATGCGCCCGTCTCCCGCGCCGAGGGCAGATCGCCTTCGCGCCGCCACATGCCGAGCGCCGCCTCGCTGGGGCGCTGGACGCTGCGGTGGCCGGCAGCGTCAAGCGCCCGGCGCAGCCCGCTGACGATGAGGCCCCGCGCGAGCGCCGGATCGCGGAAGCGCACTTCGGTCTTGGCGGGGTGAACGTTCACGTCGACTGCGTCGACCGGCACTTCGAGGAAGAGCGCGACCACGGGATGCCGATCGCGCGGGAGCATCTCGGCATAGGCACCGCGCACCGCACCGGTGAGCAGCCGATCCTTCACCGGTCGCCCGTTGACAAACAGATATTGGTGATCGGCGACTCCGCGGTTGAACGTCGGCAGGCTAGCGACGCCGCCCAGCACCAGCCCCTCGCGCACGAAGTCGATTGCGACGCTGTTCTCCGCGAGCCCCCGATCGGTCAGCGCCGCCACGCGCTCGGGCCGACTCTCGCCTAGCTGCACCAGCAGCACCCGGCGCCCATCATGCTCCACCGAAAAGGCGACGTCCGGCCGTGCCAGCGCGAGGCGCCGCACGGCATCGAGGCAGGCGGCATATTCCGCACGGGCAGTACGCAGGAATTTTCGCCGCGCGGGCACCTTGCCGAACAGATCCTCGACGCGGACCCGCGTTCCGGGAGGCAGCGCCGCCGGCCCTTCGGAAACGAGCGTGCCGTTGTCGACGGTGCGCGACCAGCCCTCGTCGCCGCGGACCCGGCTCTCCAGCGTCAGCCGCGCCACGCTGGCGATCGAAGGCAACGCCTCGCCGCGAAACCCGAGCGTCTCGACCGCATCGATCGCGTCATCGGGCAACTTCGAGGTCGCATGCCGCTCCAGCGCCAGCGCCATTTCGGCAGGATGCATCCCGCAGCCGTCGTCGCTCACTTCGATCAGATCGGTGCCGCCTGCCGACAGCCGAACCGCGATCCGCGACGCGCCTGCGTCGATGGCGTTCTCGACCAGTTCCTTCAGCGCACTGGCGGGACGCTCAACGACTTCGCCCGCAGCGATCCGATTGACGAGATGTTCTGGTAAGCGGCGTATTGACATGGAACAGTCTGTAGCCCAAGCGGCGGCATCCCGCGACCCGCATCCGCCAGCAATCCGAGGTCGGAGTCGATCCGAATCCGGAGGGTCCGGGGAGATATTTTGTGCGATTCGCCGCGTATCGGGCCGGGCGCGGAATGGACGGAAACATCGATGCTATTCTCCCGCTTCTTCAAATTCATGTCCCACGACATGGCGATCGACCTGGGAACGGCGAATACCGTCGTGTATCTGCGCGGGCGCGGCGTCGTGCTGAACGAACCCTCCGTGGTTGCAGTCGAGACGATCAACGGCGTGCGCAAGGTGAAGGCGGTCGGTGACGACGCCAAGCTGATGATGGGCAAGACCCCCGGCACGATCGAAGCGATCCGGCCGCTGCGCGACGGCGTGATCGCCGACATTGACGTCGCCGAACAGATGATCAAGCACTTCATCCAGAAGGTGCACGGCCAGCGGCGCTTCATGCGCTGGCCCCAGATCGTGATCTGTGTCCCCTCCGGCTCCACTTCGGTCGAGCGCCGCGCGATCCGCGACGCCGCGTCGAACGCGGGCGCGAGCCAGGTGTGGCTGATCGAGGAGCCGATGGCCGCCGCAATCGGCGCCGAAATGCCCGTCACCGAACCGATCGGCAGCATGGTCGTCGACATCGGCGGCGGAACCACCGAAGTCGCCGTGCTCAGCCTGCGCGGTCTCGCCTATTCCACGTCGGTCCGCGTCGGCGGCGACAAGATGGACGAGGCGATCGTCTCTTATGTCCGCCGCAACCACAATCTGCTGATTGGCGAAGCCACTGCCGAGCGGATCAAGCAGGAAGTCGGCGTCGCCAAGCCGCCGGCCGACGGCATCGGCCAGACGATTCACATCAAGGGCCGCGATCTCGTGAACGGCGTGCCCAAGGAAATCCAGATCAACCAGGGCCAGATCGCCGAAGCGCTGAGCGAGCCCGTCGGCACGATCGTCGAAGGCGTGCGCATCGCGCTGGAGAATACCGCGCCCGAGCTGGCGGCCGACATCGTCGATCAAGGCATCGTGCTCACCGGCGGCGGCGCGCTCCTTTCCGGGATCGACGAAGTGCTCCGCGACGAGACCGGCCTTCCGGTCACCGTCGCCGAGGATCCGCTGACCTGTGTCGCACTGGGCACTGGGCGGGCGCTCGAAGATCCGGTATTCCGCGGCGTGCTGCTCGCGGTCTAGCAGGTTGGGGGGATCATGGCGCCGCAACGCAACCGGCGCCCGGGGTTTTCGCGGCGGGCGCAGTATGGGCTCTTCCTAGGCTATGTGGCCGCCGTCGGCGGTGCGCTGATCGGCGCGGGCCTGCTGCTGCTTTCGACGTTCAATCCTCCGGCGTTCGCCGTCGTTCGTGGCGTGTTTTCCGAGCTCACGACTCCGGTTTCGTCGGTGTTTGCCTGGGCCAGGCGCAGCGTCACTGGAGTTCCCGAAGGCGTGTCCGGCCATTTCAACGTGCGGGCGGAGAATGCGCGGCTGCGCAAGGAGCTGGAGGACCAGGCGACGCTGGTGCAGCGTGCGCGCACGCTCACCCGCGAGAACCGTCGACTCCGGGCTCTGCTCCAGTTGCGCGAAGCCAATCCGGAATCGGTGGTGGCGGCCCGACTCGTCAGTTCGACGGCATCGAGCACGCGCCGCTATGCGACTCTCAATGCCGGCAGCTGGCAGGGCGTGCGCAGCGGCCAGCCGGTGCGCGGCCCCGACGGCCTGATCGGGCAGGTGATCGAAACCAGCCCCAACACCGCGCGGGTGCTGCTGATCGTCGACCCCGAGAGCATCGTGCCGGTGCGGCGCATGAGCGACGGCTTGCCTGCGATCGCGGCGGGACGTGGCGACGGCTTGCTCGACATCCGATCGGCGAGCATCGCGAACGTGCCGTTCCGCGCTGGCGACACCTTTGTCACTTCCGGAACGGGCGGCATCTATTCGCCCAACATTCCCGTCGCCCGAGTGATTCGCGATGCGCGCGACATCGCCATCGCGCAGCCCGAAGCGAACCCCGACGGCCTCGACTATGCGCTCGTGCAGGAAACCTTCCTGCCCGCCCCTCCGGCCAGCCCGGCCGATGGCGAGGCAGAAGCTTCCAACGAATCGGAAGCGCCGGAGGAGGATAGCGCCGGGGGCAACGTCAGCGGCGCGGAAGGCCCGTGAGGCCGCCTGAATTCCTTCCGCTCGGCCGCACCGAACGGCGGCACCGATCGGATTGGCTCGCACCGCTCAGCATCGTCCTGGGCTCGCTGCTTACGCTGTTGCCGCTCGTCGCCACCTTTCCGTTTCTGCCTCCGTTCGGGCTGCTGATGCTGCTCGCCTGGCGGCTCCACCGCGCCGATGCGCTGCGCGTCTGGGCGCCGGTGCCGCTCGGCTTCGTTGACGATCTGGTGAGCGGGCAGCCGCTGGGAAGCGCGATGTTGCTGTGGACACTGTGCTTTTTGGCGATAGACGTGCTAGACACACGTCTTGTGTGGCGTGATTTTTGGCAGGACTGGCTCATGGCAGCCGGTGGGATCGGTTTTGTGCTGATCGCCGGACGGCTTCTTGCGTCTCCGTTCAGCGCGCACGTGGACACTGCCCTGCTGATGCAGATCATCGTGACCACCGCGCTGTTCCCGCTCGCCTATCAGCTCGCGTTGCGGCTCGACCGCGATTCCGCGCGACGGTAGCTGCCATGAGTCGCGTAACCGAAGCCGCCCAGACCTTCAGCTTCTCGCGCCGTGCCATGCTGCTTGGCGGAGCGCAGGCTGGTGTCGGGCTCCTGCTCGCCGGGCGGATGACCTGGCTCGCGGTGTTCGAGAACGAGCGCTATCGGCTGCTCGCCGAGAGCAATCGGATCAATCTCACGCTGACGCCGCCGCGACGCGGCTGGATCGTCGATCGCAACGGTGCGCCGATCGCGAACAACCGCACCGATTTTCGTGTCGACATCATTCCCGACCGACTGGAGGATGAGGAACAGGTACTGACGCAGCTCCGCCAGATCCTGGCGCTCGATGATGAGGATATCGAGCGGATCAAGAATGATCTGGAGCGCAACGCCGGCTTTCAGCCGGTGCAGGTGGCCGAGAATCTGGACTGGGAGCAGTTCGCTGCGGTGGGTGTGCGCCAGCCGAGCCTGCCCGGCGTCGCCCCCACGCGCGGCTTTGCGCGCAACTACCCGCTCGGCGCCGCCGTCGGCCACCTCGTCGGATATGTCGGCGCCGCTTCGGCCGAGCAGTATCAGGAGGAGCGCGACCCGCTGCTCGTCACTCCCGGCTTCAAGCTCGGCAAGGACGGCCTGGAGAAGTCGCTGGAGGATCGGCTGCGCGGCACGCCGGGCGCCAAGCGCGTCGAAGTCACGGCGCGCGGCCGGCTCGTGCGCGAGCTTGCGACGCGGCCCGACAAGCCGGGCGAGACAGTGAAGCTCACGATCGACGCAGGGCTGCAGGAATATACCGCGCGCCGCATGGCCGACAATTCAGGATCGGCGGTGGTGCTCGACACGCTCACCGGCGACGTCCTCGCGATGGTCTCGGTCCCCGCCTATGATCCGAACGCCTTTTCCGACGGCATCAGCCAGTCCGAATGGGCGATGCTGCGGGAGGACGATCACATCCCGCTGATGAACAAGGTGCTGCAGGGGCTGTATCCGCCGGGGTCGACGGTGAAGCCGATGCACGCGCTGGCAATCCTCGAAGCGGGGATCTCGCCGAACCAGACGGTCTATTGCGGCGGGGCGCTTCAGGTGGGTCGGCGCGCCTTCCACTGCCACAAGCGCGGCGGCCATGGTTCGGTGAACATGGAAGCGGCGGTCGCGCAGAGCTGCGACGTCTATTTCTACAGCATGGCGCGCGAGTTGGGCTACGATCGGTTCGCCACCGTCGTTTCGGACCTCGGGCTGGGCAAGGAATTCGACCTGCCCTTCCCCAGCCAGCGGTACGGCACCGTGCCGAACAGCGCATGGAAAAAGCGCAAGTACAACGAAGACTGGACCGTTGCCGACTCGGTCAATGCCTCGATCGGCCAGGGCTATGTGCTCGCAAACCCGATGCAGCTCGCGGTAGCGGCCGCGCGGCTCGCCGGCGGCAGGCGCGTGGTGCCGCGGCTGCTGCTCGATACGCCGCACGAGCCGGCGCCGCGGCTCGCCATCCCCGAGGATCATCTCGAAACCGTGCGCCACAGCATGTGGGCGGTGGTGAACGGCGGCGGCACCGGCGGCTGGAGCGCACGCCTGCCGCTCGACGGAATCGAAGTCTCGGGCAAGACCGGCACCGCGCAGGTGCGCCGGATCACCGCAGCCGAGCGCCGGACGGGCGTGCTGCGCGACGCGCAGCTGCCGTTCCGGTTGCGCGACCACACGCTCTACATCTGCTTCGCGCCCGCGCATAACCCGCGCTACGCCATGTCGGTGGTTCTCGAGCATCACGGCCACATCAATCCGGTCACTGACGCGAAGGTCGTGGCGCGCGACGTGATGACCTATCTGTTTGACAAGCGGAAAGCGATCGACACGCTGCTCGAACTCGAGCCGAGCTGGGGCGGCGACTATCGCACCCGCATGGCGGCACAGACCGCCGCGTTCGAAGCGGCCCGTGCCGCTCCGCCGCCGCAGGCTCCCGGAACCTCCGGCGAAGCGGCCGGCAACGCCGCTGCCGGCAACTCCGCGGAGAGCGACCAATGAGCAACCTAGGGGGCGGCTTCGTCCCTGCGCCGGTCGCGCAGCTGCCGTGGCGGATCATCCTTCTGGTTACTGCGATCGGCGTGTTCGGCCTGCTGGTGCTCTATTCTGCGGCGGGCGGTAGTATCTCGCCCTGGGCCTACCCGCAGGCAGTACGCTTCGTCGTCTTCCTCGGTCTTGCGATGATGATGTCGCGGCTGCCCGAATCGGTCTGGGCGATGGGTGCGCTGCCCCTTTATGGGGCGCTGGTACTCATGCTGGTCGGCGTCGAACTACTGGGTGCCGTGCGTGGCGGCAGCCAAAGATGGCTCGATCTCGGCTTCATCCGGCTGCAGCCTTCGGAGCTGATGAAGCCGGTGATCGTGCTGGCGCTGGCGCGCTTCTATGAAATCCTGCCGGCTGGCGAGATTCGCCGCTTCGGCGCCATCTGGCCGGCGGCATTGCTGATCGGCATCCCGGCGGGCCTCGTCATGCTGCAGCCCGATCTGGGTACCGCACTGATGATCTGCGCGAGTGGCGTGACCGTGATGTTTCTTGCCGGCGTGCCGCTCCGGCTCTTCATCGCCGGCGCTCTCGCCCTCGCAGTGACGATTCCGCTCGCGGTCAATTTCGTGCTGCACGACTATCAGCGGAATCGAGTGCTCACCTTCCTCGATCCGGAAAACGATCCGCTCGGCACCGGCTATCACATCAGCCAGTCGAAGATCGCGATCGGATCGGGCGGGTGGTTCGGCAAGGGCTTTCTCAACGGCACCCAGAGCCATCTCGATTATCTTCCCGAAGGCCATACCGATTTCGCATTGGCGACGATGATGGAAGAATGGGGGCTGATGGGCGGTCTGTTCCTGATCGTCGCCTTCCTGTTGCTCGTCCGCTGGGGGATCAACGTGGGACTGCGGGCGCAGAGCAAGTTCGCGCGTCTCGCCTCCGCAGGGATGGCGACGACGATCTTCTTCTATGTCGCGATCAACATGGCGATGGTGATGGGCCTCGCCCCGGTCGTCGGCATTCCGTTGCCGCTGGTGAGCTTCGGCGGATCGGCCCTTATGACGGTGCTGATCTGCGTGGGAATCCTCATGTCGATCGACCGGCAGAACCGGAAGGTCGTACGCTGGTGAGCCACGCCCGCGCGATCGCGCAAAATTAGCGGTTGCATGGGTCGAAACGCTTTGCTAGTCGCGCCCCTCCAAAACGCGGCAGGCACTTCCTGGAAAGTGCTCGCCACCCCGGATGGACGCATAGCTCAGTTGGTAGAGCAGCTGACTCTTAATCAGCGGGTCCTAGGTTCGAGCCCTAGTGCGTCCACCATTTTTTCAGTGACTTAGCGCAAATCTTGGGCACCCATCGGCCTCCTAGGAAGCGGTCGATATGCGATGCGGTGCGACATTTTGACTGCGGTTCGAATGCCGCATTCCAGCTTACCTGTGCGCGAAGGTACCGGACGGTGCCGCCATCGGCGTATTGTCTTCGACGCGCACCGCCTCACCGATCAGGATGAGGGTGGGCGCCCCGTCGGCGAAGGCGCGAGTGGCGATGTCGAGCAAGTCGAGCCGGGTCGACAGCCGCTTTTCGTTCGCCAGGCTAACGTTGCACGCGATCAACACCGGAGTCGCGCGGTCAAGCCCGGCCGCGATCAGGCGCTGCGCGATCTCCCCCGCCGCGCCGCGCCCCATGTAGAATGCGAGCGTCGCCCCAGGACTGGCAAGCGATGCCCAGTCGAGATCGAGCGCCGCGCCGTTGCGGCTGTGCGCTGTGACGAAGCGCACCTCGCGTGCCAGACCGCGCAGCGACAGCGATACGCCCGCCGAAGCTGCCGCCGCGCTCGCAGCCGTAACGCCGGGGCAGACCTGCACGAGGAAGCCGGCGTCGCGCAGCGCGGTCATCTCCTCCGCCGAGCGCCCGAACATCGACGGATCGCCGCCCTTAAGCCGCACCACCCGCCGACCCCGGCGCACGGCAGCGACCAGCATCGCATCGATGCTCGCCTGATCCTTCGAATGCCGTCCGGCGCGTTTGCCGACGCTCACCCGCTCGACCCCACGGGGAATCAGCGCGAGCACGCCCGGCCCGACCAGCGCATCATGATAAACGATGTCGGCCGCCTCGATCAGCCGCATCGCCTTGCGCGTCAGCAGGTCGGGGTCGCCCGGTCCCGCGCCGACCAGCCAAACACTCCCAACGGGAAAGTCGTCATGCGGCATCGGACGTCACCTCCGAAAGAATGCGGGCAAGCGCCGGGCGGCACGATCCGCAATTGGTTCCAGCCTGCAGCGCGCCGCCGATCGCGGCGACGTCCGCCAGCCCCTGGTCGCGGATCGCCGCGACGATGGCGTTGAGCCCGACATCGAAACAGGCGCAGATCACCGCTCCGCGATCGGGCTGAGTTCCCGGTGCGCGACCGGCGAGCAGGGTCGGCGCGGCGCGTTCCTCGGCGAGCTGCGCGATCAGCCAGTCGCGCGAGGGAAGCTCGCCGGTGCGAGTGACGAACAACACTGCGGCAAGCTTGCCCTTGTCGAGTATCGCGACGCGCCGCGTGCCACGGCCGACGTCGACTGCCTCGATCCGCTCGCCGCGCGGCAGCATTGCCTCGATTCGCGCCGTGTCGCCATTGCCGGCCAGCTCCCACAGACTGCCCTGCGGCACCGCCACCCGCGTCGCCCACAGGCAGCGCGGCTTGTTTGCAAGCTCACCCGCCATGATCAGAAATCCGCGCCACTCGGCCGTGACAGGCTCAAGCTTAGCTGGAGTCGATTTGAACCCCGGCTGCCCCGAATGCGGATCGGTCAGCGGGCGCGGAAGCAACCCCGTGCGCCCGCCGGTCGAAGTGCGGTCGGTCCAGTGGATCGGCGTGAACAGCTCGCCGCGCCGTTGCGCATCGGTCAGCGCGACGCGGAAGATGCTGTCCCCCTGCGGCGTCGTGACGCGTGCAAGACCGCCCTCGGCGAGGCCCAGTTCGGCTGCATCCTCGGGATGCACCTCGACCAACGGCTCCTCGCGGTGCCGCGCCAGCTTCGGCGCAAGCCCGGTGCGGGTCATCGTGTGCCACTGGTCGCGATAGCGTCCGGTGTTGAGCGTCATCGGCCAGTCGCGCAGCGGTGCGGGGATCGGCTTCTGCGCCACGCTGACCAGCCGCGCGCGCCCATCGGCTGTCGAATAGCGGCCATCGGCGAACGGCACTCCGCCCCAGCGGAACGGCGTCATCGCGTCATACGCCGCATTGCCCCCCGACCCGCCATCGGGCAGCGCGAACAGCCGCTTGCCGCCATTGCCATAGGTCGAGAGGCGGCAATGCTCGCGCCAGATCTCGGCCGGGCGGTCATAGGCAAAGGCGGTCTTCCACCCCATCCGCCGCGCGACTTCCTTGACGATCCACCAATCGGGTTTCGCCTCGCCGGGCAGCGGGAACAGCGCACGCTGGCGGCTGATCGTTCGGTCGCTGTTGGTGACCGTCCCGTCCTTCTCGCCCCAGGCGGCAGCGGGCAGGCGGACATGGGCGTAATCGACGGTGTCGGTCCGCTCCATCACGTCGCTCACCACGACGAAGGGACAGGCGGCGAGTGTATCGCGCACCCGGCCTGCGTCCGGCATCGATACCGCCGGGTTGGTCGCCATGACCCATAGCGCCTTGATCCGCCCTTCATCGATCGCGCGGAACAGGTCGACAGCCTTCAGCCCCGGCTTCTGCGCCATCGCGGGCGAGGCCCAGAAGCGCTGGACCAGTTCGCGGTTCTCAGCCGCGAAATTCATGTGCGCGGCGAGGGTGGAGGCGAGTCCGCCGACCTCGCGCCCGCCCATTGCATTGGGCTGGCCGGTAATCGAAAACGGTGCCGCACCCGGCTTGCCGATCCGCCCCGTCGCCAGATGGACGTTGAGGATGGCGTTGACCTGATCGGTGCCGCTCAGCGACTGGTTCACGCCCTGGCTGAACATGGTCACCGTTTGGGGCGTTGCGGCGAACAGCTCGTAGAAGCGCCTGAGGTCTGACGGCGCCACGTCGCAGACGCCTGCCACCGACCACAGGTCGCTCCCCTCTCCTACGTCGTCCCAGAAACTGTCGGGCGTCGCGACATGCGCGGCGAGATATGCCTCGTCGACCACGCCAGCCTCGCGGCACCAGTGCAGCAGCCCGTTCATCAACGCGACGTCGCTGCCCGGGCGGATCGGCAGATGCAGGTCAGCGTCCGCTGCGGTCTCGGTGCGGCGCGGGTCGATCACCACCAGTTTCGCCCCCGCTTCGCGCCGTGCGGAGACGCGCTGATAGACGATCGGATGGCACCAGGCGGCGTTGCTGCCCACCAGCACAATCAGGTCGGCGGAGTCGAGATCGTCATAGCTGGCAGGCACCACATCCTCGCCAAATGCGCGGTTGTGCCCGGCGACCGCGCTCGACATGCACAGCCGCGAATTGGTGTCGATGTTGGCGGTGCCGATGAACCCCTTCATCAGCTTGTTCGCGACATAATAATCCTCGGTGAGCAACTGACCCGAAACATAGAAGGCGACGCTGCCCGGCCCGTGCCGCGCGATCGTGTCGCGAAAGCGCTTCGCGACAAGCGCCAGCGCCTTGTCCCAGCTCGCACGCCTGAGGCCGATCATCGGGTGGAGCAGTCGCCCTTCCAGGCCGACGGTCTCGCCCAGATGCGTGCCCTTCGAACAGAGCCGTCCGCGATTGGCAGGATGATCAGGATCGCCCTCGATCCGCACCTGACGCTCACCCGTGACG from Sphingosinithalassobacter sp. CS137 harbors:
- a CDS encoding rod shape-determining protein produces the protein MLFSRFFKFMSHDMAIDLGTANTVVYLRGRGVVLNEPSVVAVETINGVRKVKAVGDDAKLMMGKTPGTIEAIRPLRDGVIADIDVAEQMIKHFIQKVHGQRRFMRWPQIVICVPSGSTSVERRAIRDAASNAGASQVWLIEEPMAAAIGAEMPVTEPIGSMVVDIGGGTTEVAVLSLRGLAYSTSVRVGGDKMDEAIVSYVRRNHNLLIGEATAERIKQEVGVAKPPADGIGQTIHIKGRDLVNGVPKEIQINQGQIAEALSEPVGTIVEGVRIALENTAPELAADIVDQGIVLTGGGALLSGIDEVLRDETGLPVTVAEDPLTCVALGTGRALEDPVFRGVLLAV
- the rpsF gene encoding 30S ribosomal protein S6; the encoded protein is MALYEHVFLARQDLAQAQVDALAETATKIVEDNQGKVVKTETWGLRSLAYRIQKNRKAHYVMLEIDAPAGVVAELERQTSINEDVLRYMTVRVDELEQGPSVMMRKGDRDRRDRGDRGDRGDRGGRGRDRDGDND
- the rplI gene encoding 50S ribosomal protein L9, which codes for MDVILLERVEKLGAIGDVVRVKDGFARNYLLPRKKALRANEANRKVFEANRERIEAENAERRTEAQKESKTLEGVSITLIRQASNTGQLYGSVAVRDIVEALNAEGHKVNKAQIVLDKPIKAIGLYEVRVALHPEVSVTVKVNVARSPEEAEMQAQGVDVMAAMFEENRDEAGFTEERDPNLEAGEIARDEPEASDEGETPEA
- the rpsR gene encoding 30S ribosomal protein S18 produces the protein MARPFFRRRKSCPFSAKDAPKIDYKDVRLLQGFVSERGKIVPSRITSVSAKKQRELAQAIKRARHLGLLPYIVK
- the mreC gene encoding rod shape-determining protein MreC; this translates as MAPQRNRRPGFSRRAQYGLFLGYVAAVGGALIGAGLLLLSTFNPPAFAVVRGVFSELTTPVSSVFAWARRSVTGVPEGVSGHFNVRAENARLRKELEDQATLVQRARTLTRENRRLRALLQLREANPESVVAARLVSSTASSTRRYATLNAGSWQGVRSGQPVRGPDGLIGQVIETSPNTARVLLIVDPESIVPVRRMSDGLPAIAAGRGDGLLDIRSASIANVPFRAGDTFVTSGTGGIYSPNIPVARVIRDARDIAIAQPEANPDGLDYALVQETFLPAPPASPADGEAEASNESEAPEEDSAGGNVSGAEGP
- the mreD gene encoding rod shape-determining protein MreD, with translation MPLVATFPFLPPFGLLMLLAWRLHRADALRVWAPVPLGFVDDLVSGQPLGSAMLLWTLCFLAIDVLDTRLVWRDFWQDWLMAAGGIGFVLIAGRLLASPFSAHVDTALLMQIIVTTALFPLAYQLALRLDRDSARR
- the mutL gene encoding DNA mismatch repair endonuclease MutL, coding for MSIRRLPEHLVNRIAAGEVVERPASALKELVENAIDAGASRIAVRLSAGGTDLIEVSDDGCGMHPAEMALALERHATSKLPDDAIDAVETLGFRGEALPSIASVARLTLESRVRGDEGWSRTVDNGTLVSEGPAALPPGTRVRVEDLFGKVPARRKFLRTARAEYAACLDAVRRLALARPDVAFSVEHDGRRVLLVQLGESRPERVAALTDRGLAENSVAIDFVREGLVLGGVASLPTFNRGVADHQYLFVNGRPVKDRLLTGAVRGAYAEMLPRDRHPVVALFLEVPVDAVDVNVHPAKTEVRFRDPALARGLIVSGLRRALDAAGHRSVQRPSEAALGMWRREGDLPSARETGASFFGAPSVGADFESSALRGYVAERRPSFLAPPPQARAADASEPVPQAIDYPLGVARGQVAKTYIVAEAEDGLVLVDQHAAHERLVLERMRRAVGDGGVASQALLLPEVVELDEPACDRLEARVAELADFGLELERFGPRAMLVRATPALLGQGDVTGLVTDLADELASFDQALSLRERLDHVAATMACHGSVRAGRVLGVAEMNALLREMEATPHSGQCNHGRPTWVKLAHGDIEKLFGRR
- the mrdA gene encoding penicillin-binding protein 2 — translated: MSRVTEAAQTFSFSRRAMLLGGAQAGVGLLLAGRMTWLAVFENERYRLLAESNRINLTLTPPRRGWIVDRNGAPIANNRTDFRVDIIPDRLEDEEQVLTQLRQILALDDEDIERIKNDLERNAGFQPVQVAENLDWEQFAAVGVRQPSLPGVAPTRGFARNYPLGAAVGHLVGYVGAASAEQYQEERDPLLVTPGFKLGKDGLEKSLEDRLRGTPGAKRVEVTARGRLVRELATRPDKPGETVKLTIDAGLQEYTARRMADNSGSAVVLDTLTGDVLAMVSVPAYDPNAFSDGISQSEWAMLREDDHIPLMNKVLQGLYPPGSTVKPMHALAILEAGISPNQTVYCGGALQVGRRAFHCHKRGGHGSVNMEAAVAQSCDVYFYSMARELGYDRFATVVSDLGLGKEFDLPFPSQRYGTVPNSAWKKRKYNEDWTVADSVNASIGQGYVLANPMQLAVAAARLAGGRRVVPRLLLDTPHEPAPRLAIPEDHLETVRHSMWAVVNGGGTGGWSARLPLDGIEVSGKTGTAQVRRITAAERRTGVLRDAQLPFRLRDHTLYICFAPAHNPRYAMSVVLEHHGHINPVTDAKVVARDVMTYLFDKRKAIDTLLELEPSWGGDYRTRMAAQTAAFEAARAAPPPQAPGTSGEAAGNAAAGNSAESDQ